Proteins encoded by one window of Aspergillus chevalieri M1 DNA, chromosome 6, nearly complete sequence:
- a CDS encoding putative ubiquitin-protein ligase (Asi3) (COG:S;~EggNog:ENOG410PHZ2;~InterPro:IPR013083;~PFAM:PF13920;~TransMembrane:5 (o143-162i183-204o374-394i406-426o446-472i)): protein MAGIQDTAIMPNIPPAATASLAAAHNLANNASNVTTTRSLLSSSRDLLSVPFRAIYRADTYAFSTLPSQVAKLVGLQSMAAQLMDDTTASGGAPGGETVARAAAETVVGESTAGAAAAAAAAGQESGFYIADFFHTLRRLSGFFSYLTSRWSLACFTVALVLNRITIYASTRRHLHLQWDRRLALRIIPIVLFVSQIVSLLRALRCQTSPDYSLIRYGSPGKGMALDHAGGGGFLYSLSSKLLPWESDQGSCSAVNMGTPINASEIPYGSFALLWPVFLRLCLSHFVETLSCALQGRAVVTEAGMSIFEHSLAFAEAESIISQSIGLGIFGLHKHGRDDTSVSASAAAAEGGRASLHVLTRAQVLERMNVSPELLLIALISCCNSLTSNLLDVIGKQSRYRLVHTAFWGLCFMAAMVLGLLGNPLGHEAGFMKFPTVCIVGFVPHLLILFGILSCVVIYGLALIITAFSLPLDTPQPVSLRERLQLAHENMQGASQIRSIRFNRHEDFYTTLLRIGYTALTAASEAVFLNEGGGVVARKMTWLEEDRLAEIEASRGRSSAQKSWNSYDTAFKGMENVNFDLPERPLEWESGYGREKKVEPPKNGSRPVRSPADPGGVGAFRGATRAYHVLSFFRAIFHLLVRWMAYGINALLDRLGIHARPQWLKARSRKKGSRTGHDKSVEPLDFWILTDDGELELPEDSEFDVENEMRKRERTNAADWGQPDERRLDERLYDWWKAGGSWGNQDQSPDYNPPETDDLDDTTSVMSMSTNASDSEWENESDGRRTPTQADPFPDSFSREGTPQPDALMDIRSLARLLDPRDRASREEARILAAHLSADRGGRIMTRRQFQRELEREKARILLSARLPQLASVQTSNDKRKPTPDEESEMLENLILSRRAESFTPNTEPNGQSWETGASGLGPDGPPCVVCQTSPRSIIAWPCRCLCVCEECRVSLAMNNFGSCVTCRQEVAGFMRLWVP from the exons ATGGCCGGCATACAGGACACAGCAATAATGCCCAATATCCCTCCGGCTGCGACTGCGTCGCTGGCAGCCGCGCATAACTTAGCCAACAACGCCTCCAACGTGACGACAACGAGATCCCTCCTATCCTCCTCACGCGACCTCCTCAGCGTCCCCTTTCGCGCCATCTACCGGGCAGATACATACGCTTTCTCGACTCTCCCAAGTCAAGTCGCGAAGTTGGTTGGACTGCAAAGCATGGCCGCACAACTGATGGATGATACTACTGCTTCCGGGGGAGCTCCTGGGGGTGAGACAGTGGCGCGGGCCGCGGCGGAAACGGTGGTGGGTGAAAGTACTGCCGgtgctgcggctgctgcggctgcagCTGGGCAGGAATCGGGGTTTTATATTGCGGACTTCTTCCATACGTTGAGAAGGCTTAGTGGGTTCTTTTCGTACTTGACGAGTCGGTGGTCGTTGGCTTGTTTTACGGTG GCTCTTGTTTTGAACAGGATTACTATCTATGCGTCGACGAGACGACATCTGCATTTACAATGGGATCGACGGTTAGCGTTGCGGATCATCCCCATCGTACTTTTCGTATCTCAGATAGTCTCCCTCCTTCGAGCATTACGTTGCCAGACATCACCCGATTATTCACTTATACGTTATGGCTCGCCTGGAAAGGGTATGGCGCTCGACCATGCCGGAGGCGGTGGCTTTTTATATTCTCTGAGTTCGAAGCTTCTACCGTGGGAGTCGGATCAAGGGTCGTGCAGTGCGGTCAATATGGGTACTCCGATCAACGCTTCGGAAATTCCGTATGGATcttttgctcttctctgGCCAGTGTTTCTGCGATTGTGTCTTAGCCACTTTGTAGAGACACTCTCTTGCGCGTTGCAGGGAAGGGCTGTTGTGACGGAAGCGGGAATGTCTATCTTCGAACATTCGCTCGCCTTTGCGGAGGCTGAATCCATCATCAGTCAGTCTATTGGTCTGGGAATATTTGGTCTGCATAAGCACGGACGAGATGATACATCAGtttccgcctccgccgccgcggCTGAGGGTGGTCGTGCTTCGCTCCATGTACTTACCAGGGCACAAGTTTTGGAGCGGATGAATGTGTCGCCTGAACTGCTTTTGATTGCTCTGATCTCGTGCTGTAACAGCCTGACTTCCAACCTTCTTGATGTCATCGGAAAACAGAGCAGGTACCGTCTGGTTCATACTGCCTTCTGGGGCTTGTGCTTCATGGCTGCGATGGTGCTCGGGCTGCTTGGTAATCCATTGGGCCACGAGGCTGGCTTTATGAAGTTCCCTACGGTCTGCATAGTTGGTTTTGTGCCACACCTGCTCATCTTGTTTGGAATTCTTTCATGCGTTGTGATCTACGGGCTAGCCCTCATCATTACTGCGTTCTCACTTCCTCTCGATACTCCTCAGCCAGTCTCTTTACGAGAGAGATTACAACTCGCGCACGAAAACATGCAAGGCGCGAGCCAGATTCGCAGTATTCGCTTCAACCGACATGAAGATTTCTACACTACCCTTCTCAGGATTGGCTACACAGCTTTGACTGCGGCTAGTGAAGCTGTCTTCCTCAATGAAGGCGGCGGCGTTGTTGCTAGAAAGATGACATGGTTAGAGGAAGATCGACTAGCAGAAATCGAGGCATCCCGAGGTCGATCCTCTGCCCAGAAGAGCTGGAATTCCTACGACACAGCGTTCAAAGGCATGGAGAATGTGAACTTCGACCTACCAGAAAGGCCTCTGGAATGGGAAAGCGGGTATGGTCGCGAGAAAAAGGTTGAACCGCCAAAGAACGGTTCTCGACCCGTTCGATCGCCAGCTGACCCGGGCGGCGTTGGCGCGTTTCGCGGGGCGACTAGGGCTTATCATGTGCTCTCGTTCTTTCGTGCGATCTTTCATCTACTTGTGCGGTGGATGGCCTACGGAATTAACGCTCTGTTGGACAGACTGGGAATCCATGCCCGACCGCAGTGGTTGAAGGCCAGGTCACGGAAGAAGGGATCCCGAACAGGGCACGATAAATCCGTCGAACCGCTGGACTTCTGGATCCTTACGGATGATGGGGAGCTCGAGCTACCTGAAGACAGTGAGTTTGACGTCGAAAACGAAATGCGGAAGCGTGAGCGCACCAACGCAGCGGATTGGGGACAGCCTGATGAGCGCCGACTGGATGAGAGGCTCTACGACTGGTGGAAGGCCGGTGGCTCATGGGGGAATCAAGACCAAAGTCCTGACTACAACCCGCCAGAGACTGATGATCTTGATGATACAACTAGTGTGATGTCGATGTCGACAAACGCCAGCGATTCGGAATGGGAAAACGAATCTGACGGTCGTCGCACGCCGACTCAGGCTGACCCGTTCCCCGACAGCTTCTCCAGAGAAGGGACACCACAGCCAGATGCGCTAATGGATATTCGTTCCCTTGCACGTCTTCTTGATCCTCGCGATCGGGCCAGCAGAGAAGAAGCGCGGATCCTGGCCGCTCACCTTTCTGCCGATCGAGGCGGACGAATCATGACTCGCCGCCAATTCCAAAGAGAGTTGGAACGGGAAAAAGCACGGATTTTGTTGTCTGCTCGTTTACCCCAGCTTGCCTCGGTACAGACATCCAACGATAAGAGAAAGCCAACACCAGACGAAGAGTCCGAAATGTTGGAGAACCTGATCCTGTCGCGACGAGCAGAGTCATTCACACCTAATACAGAACCCAACGGGCAGAGCTGGGAAACTGGTGCTTCGGGACTTGGACCAGATGGTCCGCCGTGTGTGGTCTGCCAGACGAGTCCTCGCTCGATCATCGCTTGGCCATGCCGGTGTCTCTGTGTATGCGAAGAATGCCGTGTCAGTCTTGCGATGAACAACTTTGGCAGCTGCGTGACTTGTCGACAGGAGGTCGCTGGGTTTATGCGATTATGGGTGCCGTAG